Proteins from a single region of Ananas comosus cultivar F153 linkage group 3, ASM154086v1, whole genome shotgun sequence:
- the LOC109707571 gene encoding uncharacterized protein LOC109707571 isoform X2 — MRFYGAGRGGGRSWKMGLRRLSSAVRRHLEDEGDWAFSSEWWGSASDDGHTVFRSFSAHGNGVVSVVAYPASTPAPEQWLAVEKWLQERKSDPTSLYLMQQPHCLAVPYLKSMVSVGLTTLASSSYDLSEAVLGKRSLKVLCIGHGGGSLPLFLASKISGATVHVVDIDPVVISASIQAMGFPSSTVKGKSGCSFTRPPDIDKLLWEGIHDRLFLYRCDAEDFIIENRNVYDLVFIDAYDGDDIFPYKLWDSDSLFLKHLKHRIHPLHGTVVVNLHSDSDLLTIDTRNNSPFESILPMGKYVSRICRAYKHQFGLAFAVSVPWLCNVTLVACRSELFGSGLQGPLANRNLVLSTLISKSYLVESAICLPFPCLEYIKRGFLLIE, encoded by the exons ATGCGATTCTACGGGGCCGGGCGGGGCGGGGGACGGAGCTGGAAGATGGGGCTCCGGCGGCTTTCCTCCGCCGTGCGCCGCCACCTGGAGGACGAGGGCGACTGGGCCTTCTCCTCTGAGTGGTGGGGctccgcctccgacgacggCCACACCGTCTTCCGCTCCTTCTCCGCACACGGCAACGGCGTCGTCTCCGTTGTCGCCTACCCCGCTTCCACGCCG GCACCAGAGCAATGGCTAGCTGTGGAGAAATGGCTTCAAGAGAG AAAATCAGATCCCACATCTTTATACTTGATGCAGCAGCCGCATTGTTTGGCTGTTCCAT ATCTGAAAAGCATGGTTTCGGTGGGATTGACGACATTGGCTTCCTCCTCTTATGATCTTTCCGAAGCAGTTCTAGGAAAAAGGAGTCTGAAAGTGCTATGTATCGGTCATGGTGGTGGCAGCCTACCATTATTTTTGGCCAGTAAAATAAGCG GAGCCACCGTCCATGTTGTGGATATCGATCCTGTCGTCATCTCAGCCTCTATCCAAGCGATGGGCTTTCCTTCCTCTACAGTAAAAGGGAAATCTGGTTGCTCTTTCACACGACCTCCTGATATTGACAAACTTTTATGGGAAGGCATCCATGACCGTCTCTTCCTCTATAGATGTGATGCTGAAGATTTCATAATTGAAAACCGTAATGTTTACGACCTGGTCTTCATCGACGCATATGATGGGGACGACATTTTTCCTTACAAGCTTTGGGATTCTGATAGTCTTTTCCTCAAACACTTAAAACATAGAATTCATCCATTGCATGGTACAGTTGTGGTAAATCTCCACTCTGACTCGGACTTGTTAACCATCGATACAAGAAATAATTCTCCTTTCGAAAGCATTTTACCTATGGGGAAGTATGTATCAAGAATCTGCAGGGCTTATAAGCATCAATTTGGGTTGGCATTCGCTGTTTCGGTTCCTTGGCTTTGCAATGTAACTCTAGTTGCATGCCGTAGTGAACTGTTTGGTAGTGGATTACAAGGGCCTCTTGCTAATAGAAATTTGGTTTTGAGTACATTGATATCAAAATCATATTTGGTTGAATCTGCGATCTGTTTGCCATTTCCTTGTTTGGAGTACATTAAGAGAGGCTTTTTATTGATTGAGTGA
- the LOC109707571 gene encoding uncharacterized protein LOC109707571 isoform X1 translates to MRFYGAGRGGGRSWKMGLRRLSSAVRRHLEDEGDWAFSSEWWGSASDDGHTVFRSFSAHGNGVVSVVAYPASTPAPEQWLAVEKWLQERYAKIHPEFDHHGEFKILGYQWRVLRFNDNTRQSTAKVMASYRKSDPTSLYLMQQPHCLAVPYLKSMVSVGLTTLASSSYDLSEAVLGKRSLKVLCIGHGGGSLPLFLASKISGATVHVVDIDPVVISASIQAMGFPSSTVKGKSGCSFTRPPDIDKLLWEGIHDRLFLYRCDAEDFIIENRNVYDLVFIDAYDGDDIFPYKLWDSDSLFLKHLKHRIHPLHGTVVVNLHSDSDLLTIDTRNNSPFESILPMGKYVSRICRAYKHQFGLAFAVSVPWLCNVTLVACRSELFGSGLQGPLANRNLVLSTLISKSYLVESAICLPFPCLEYIKRGFLLIE, encoded by the exons ATGCGATTCTACGGGGCCGGGCGGGGCGGGGGACGGAGCTGGAAGATGGGGCTCCGGCGGCTTTCCTCCGCCGTGCGCCGCCACCTGGAGGACGAGGGCGACTGGGCCTTCTCCTCTGAGTGGTGGGGctccgcctccgacgacggCCACACCGTCTTCCGCTCCTTCTCCGCACACGGCAACGGCGTCGTCTCCGTTGTCGCCTACCCCGCTTCCACGCCG GCACCAGAGCAATGGCTAGCTGTGGAGAAATGGCTTCAAGAGAGGTATGCAAAGATTCACCCAGAATTCGATCATCATGGAGAGTTTAAGATACTTGGTTATCAATGGCGTGTGCTACGGTTTAATGACAATACTCGTCAAAGCACAGCTAAAGTAATGGCCTCTTACAGAAAATCAGATCCCACATCTTTATACTTGATGCAGCAGCCGCATTGTTTGGCTGTTCCAT ATCTGAAAAGCATGGTTTCGGTGGGATTGACGACATTGGCTTCCTCCTCTTATGATCTTTCCGAAGCAGTTCTAGGAAAAAGGAGTCTGAAAGTGCTATGTATCGGTCATGGTGGTGGCAGCCTACCATTATTTTTGGCCAGTAAAATAAGCG GAGCCACCGTCCATGTTGTGGATATCGATCCTGTCGTCATCTCAGCCTCTATCCAAGCGATGGGCTTTCCTTCCTCTACAGTAAAAGGGAAATCTGGTTGCTCTTTCACACGACCTCCTGATATTGACAAACTTTTATGGGAAGGCATCCATGACCGTCTCTTCCTCTATAGATGTGATGCTGAAGATTTCATAATTGAAAACCGTAATGTTTACGACCTGGTCTTCATCGACGCATATGATGGGGACGACATTTTTCCTTACAAGCTTTGGGATTCTGATAGTCTTTTCCTCAAACACTTAAAACATAGAATTCATCCATTGCATGGTACAGTTGTGGTAAATCTCCACTCTGACTCGGACTTGTTAACCATCGATACAAGAAATAATTCTCCTTTCGAAAGCATTTTACCTATGGGGAAGTATGTATCAAGAATCTGCAGGGCTTATAAGCATCAATTTGGGTTGGCATTCGCTGTTTCGGTTCCTTGGCTTTGCAATGTAACTCTAGTTGCATGCCGTAGTGAACTGTTTGGTAGTGGATTACAAGGGCCTCTTGCTAATAGAAATTTGGTTTTGAGTACATTGATATCAAAATCATATTTGGTTGAATCTGCGATCTGTTTGCCATTTCCTTGTTTGGAGTACATTAAGAGAGGCTTTTTATTGATTGAGTGA